From a single Mycolicibacterium mengxianglii genomic region:
- the mutA gene encoding methylmalonyl-CoA mutase small subunit yields MLEWRATMRRQRGREHQELPVSPEAPVVPADSAELVEARARWRSAVATVLAKSTRREVSDLPAEPERLLDSDTYEGFPVRPLYTALDARPEPALPGRWPYTRGGDATRDVLAGWKVVESFPQPGQAAVDGNAAVLAGLADGVSGLHLNVGAGGVPADEVDRLLEGVFLELVPVIVDAGADFAAVAQSVVSVVAALPEDKRPALSIDLGADPLTAALIDRPAPALTDVVTQAAALADYRGGVRALTVDGPALHGLGANAAWELAGSIAAAVEYARALTDGGLSVADALRQISFRLAADDDQFMTIAKFRVARQLWARVAEVAGAPEAGAATVHAATSLAMMTQRDPWVNMLRCTLAAFGAGVGGADTVLVYPFDVAIPGGAAGAAPSFARRIARNTQLLLLEESHLGRVLDPAAGSWFVEDLTEELADAAWAHFQGIEARGGFTAAKEYLVEQIRAVADRRLDDIAHRRTPLTGINEFPNLGEAPLTSDPQDSSVAGVNRYAAAFEELRNRSDAYLDTHGRRPRALLLPLGPLAEHNIRSTFAANLLASGGIETINPGTVDAAGVARAVADAGSPTVAVICGTDARYGTDVSEVVEAAHAAMVEHVCLAGPEKAVGAAGHRPDEYLTAKIDAVQALSALLTRLGA; encoded by the coding sequence ATGCTCGAGTGGCGGGCCACCATGAGACGCCAACGTGGTCGCGAACATCAGGAGCTGCCGGTGTCCCCAGAGGCCCCAGTCGTACCCGCAGATTCCGCCGAACTGGTGGAAGCCCGCGCGCGGTGGCGCAGTGCCGTGGCAACGGTGCTGGCCAAGAGTACCCGTCGCGAGGTCAGCGACCTGCCCGCGGAGCCGGAGCGACTGCTCGACTCCGACACCTATGAGGGCTTCCCGGTGCGCCCGCTCTACACGGCGCTGGATGCCCGACCCGAACCCGCGCTGCCGGGTCGCTGGCCGTACACCCGCGGCGGCGACGCCACCCGCGACGTGCTCGCCGGGTGGAAGGTGGTCGAATCTTTCCCGCAGCCCGGGCAGGCGGCCGTCGACGGCAACGCCGCGGTGCTGGCCGGGCTGGCTGACGGAGTGAGCGGCCTGCACCTCAACGTCGGTGCCGGTGGCGTCCCGGCCGATGAGGTCGACCGACTGCTCGAAGGCGTGTTCCTGGAACTGGTCCCCGTCATCGTCGACGCCGGCGCTGACTTCGCCGCGGTCGCGCAGTCGGTGGTCTCGGTGGTGGCCGCACTGCCCGAGGACAAGCGTCCGGCACTGTCGATCGACCTGGGTGCTGACCCGTTGACGGCAGCACTGATCGATCGCCCCGCCCCGGCACTGACCGATGTGGTGACCCAGGCGGCTGCCTTGGCCGACTATCGCGGGGGCGTGCGGGCCCTCACCGTCGACGGCCCGGCCCTGCACGGCCTGGGTGCCAACGCCGCGTGGGAGCTGGCCGGATCGATCGCGGCCGCCGTCGAATACGCCCGCGCTCTCACCGATGGCGGCTTGTCGGTGGCGGATGCGCTGCGGCAGATCAGTTTCCGCCTCGCCGCCGACGACGACCAGTTCATGACGATCGCCAAGTTCCGGGTGGCCCGCCAGCTGTGGGCCCGGGTCGCCGAGGTGGCCGGGGCCCCGGAGGCCGGTGCGGCCACCGTGCATGCGGCCACGTCGTTGGCGATGATGACGCAGCGCGATCCCTGGGTGAACATGCTGCGGTGCACACTGGCGGCCTTCGGCGCCGGTGTCGGTGGGGCTGACACCGTGCTGGTGTATCCGTTCGACGTGGCCATCCCCGGCGGGGCAGCCGGTGCGGCACCGAGTTTCGCGCGCCGGATCGCACGCAACACCCAACTGTTGTTGCTGGAGGAATCCCACCTCGGCCGGGTGCTCGATCCGGCCGCGGGCTCGTGGTTCGTCGAAGACCTCACCGAAGAACTCGCCGATGCGGCCTGGGCTCACTTCCAGGGCATCGAAGCCCGTGGCGGCTTCACCGCGGCCAAGGAGTACCTGGTCGAGCAGATCCGCGCGGTCGCCGACCGCCGTCTCGACGACATCGCCCACAGACGGACACCGCTGACGGGGATCAACGAGTTCCCCAACCTCGGTGAGGCGCCATTGACCTCGGACCCACAGGACAGTTCGGTGGCCGGCGTCAATCGCTACGCCGCCGCATTCGAAGAGCTGCGTAACCGCTCCGATGCCTACCTCGACACCCACGGCCGGCGCCCACGGGCACTGTTGCTGCCGCTGGGCCCGCTGGCCGAGCACAACATCCGCAGCACGTTCGCGGCCAACCTGCTGGCCTCCGGGGGGATCGAGACGATCAACCCGGGCACCGTCGACGCCGCCGGGGTGGCCCGGGCCGTCGCCGATGCGGGTTCACCGACGGTCGCCGTGATCTGTGGTACCGACGCCCGCTACGGCACCGACGTGTCCGAGGTGGTCGAGGCCGCGCATGCGGCGATGGTCGAACACGTCTGCCTGGCCGGACCGGAGAAGGCGGTGGGTGCGGCCGGCCATCGTCCTGACGAATATCTGACCGCCAAAATTGATGCGGTTCAGGCTCTTTCGGCACTTCTCACCCGATTGGGGGCATGA